GTGCCTGGCGCGGCTAAGGAAGGCCCGGAGCAATTCCTGGCGGTGGTTTTTGCTGCCCTTTTGTCCACACAAAAGGGGAAGGAGAGAAAATGAATGTGGCTAAGAAACCTAAGAAAGATCCTGTCCGCCAGCTGGCGGATCGCTGTTCAGGATGACGTCTTTGTTGTGGAAGTATGTAAACGAATGAAATCACATCACTATTAGCGAAGCTGGAGCTTCTAGAAGGCATTCCCAACGGGGACGTTGGGAACGAGGTACGAAGGGTCTCAAACCCTGATCTAGCTTTGGGTAGTGCGTTCATTTGAGATCCTTCGTGTTAGCACCCTTCAACCTCAACCTTGCATTTCCTACTCAGTAAGTCAGTTTTTTTTTGTTGGGTACTTAAGATAAATAGCAGCGTTGTTAACGATCTATTTAGTTCACTCAAAATCAACCTTTCAAACAAAAAGAAAGGCGTGGGAACATTCACACCTATGATAAGAGTTCTTTATATTCCTTAGTTAATGGTTTAACCTTTTAAATCCATCCTCTGTCTTGTCAGAATTTAAGCTTCACTCCCCCTATCAACCTGCTGGTGATCAACCAACAGCAATTAAAGAACTAACTGAGGGCATCCAAGCAGGAGATAAATTTCAAACGCTGCTAGGTATTACGGGCTCTGGTAAGACCCGAACCATCGCCAATGTAATTGAAAACGTTCAGCGACCTACACTGGTGATGAGTCATAACAAGACTCTTGCAGCCCAGCTATATCGTGAGCTTAGTGACTTCTTCCCCGATAACCGTGTAGAGTTCTTTATATCCTATTACGACTACTACCAGCCCGAAGCCTACCTTTCTGCCCAAGACAAGTACATCGAGAAAGACCTTTCCATCAACGACGAGATTCAGCGGTTACGATTACGTGCAACGAGTTCTCTTCTTTCAGGTAGACGTGATGTAATCATCGTTTCTTCCGTGAGTTGTATCTATGGTATTGGTTCACCCTCAGAGTATGCGAAATTGATTGTAAGCCTTGAGACAGGCATGGAGATCCCTCGAAACACCTTACTCTATGACTTAGTGGACCTCCACTACTCACGCAATGACATCGAGTTTAAGCGGGGCACCTTTAGAGTTCGTGGTGATGTTGTAGATGTTTACCCTGCTTACTCAGATGAGGGATTGCGAATTTCCATGTGGGGTGATGAAATAGAAACCCTTCAGCTCTTTGATGTAGATACTGGCAACATCATTGATACAGTTAATGAGTTTAAAATTTACCCCGCTTCGCACTATGTAACTACAAAATCACGCCTTGAAGAATCCATCAAACAGATTCGTGAAGAACTACAATGGCGGACCAAAGTACTTATTGATGAAGAAAAGTTTCTTGAAGCAAAGCGTTTAGAACAGCGGACTCTTTTTGATATTGAGATGATTCAAGAAATTGGATACTGCTCGGGGATCGAAAACTATTCTCGTTACTTGAGTGCCCGCAAGCCGGGAGAGCGACCCTTCTGTTTACTTGATTACTTCCCCGATGACTTTATCACGGTTGTGGACGAAAGTCACCAGACCATTCCTCAGATTTCGGCCATGTATGGTGGGGATAGATCGCGTAAGGTTCAGCTTGTAGATCATGGCTTCCGATTGCCTTCTGCAATGGATAACCGTCCCCTTACCTTTGATGAATGGCAAGAACTCGTTAAGCAAACCATCTTTGTGAGTGCCACTCCTAGCGACTACGAATTAGAACAAAGTGGTGGTGTTTATACGGAACAGTTAATACGTCCTACTGGGTTAATGGAGCCTGAACTTGAGGTTCGTCCACTAGGAAACCAGGTAGATGACTTGATGGAAGAAATACGGGATCGTGTTGCCAAAAAGGAGCGCGTTCTTGTGATTACATTGACCAAGAGATTGAGTGAAGAACTCAGTGAGTACCTCAAAAATGTGGGCGTTTCAGCGGCCTATATGCACAGTGAATTGGATGCCCTAGAACGCATCGAGGTTTTATATAAATATCGCCGTGGGGATTTCGATGTATTGGTTGGTATCAACTTATTACGTGAAGGTATTGATATTCCAGAATTGAGCCTTGTGGCTATTATGGATGCAGACAAAGAAGGCTTCTTACGTTCCGAAACTTCGTTATTTCAGATTGTAGGACGTGCTGCACGTAATGCTAAAGGTAAAGCCATTATGTATGCTGATAGGATTACCGATAGCATGCAAAAAGTGATCGACGAGACAGAGCGTCGTCGTAAGATTCAGCGGGAGTACAACGAGAAGCATGGCATCACCCCTATGACGGTAGCAAAAGAGTTAAAACCACTGGTAGATCCATCGCTAATTTCTAGTAAAAATGTGGACTTCAGTAAAGAAGCCGAAGAAGCGGCTCAGCAGGATTACCTTGAATCCATTAAGGTGGCCGAAGACGGGATTCAGTATAAAGCCAGTCCTGCAATGAATGAGGTGACTTTCGAGAGCAAAGATAAGCTTATTGAACACTTAAGAGCTACGATGCTTCATGCGGCTAAGAATATGGAATTTGAAGAAGCTGCCCGTATTCGTGATCAAATTGGTAAGCTGGAGGAAGAGCTTTAATTGCTACCTAAGGCATCATTTGGGGCTTTTTTAAAGCTCTTCCTTTTCTATACTTGAGGTAGGGACAAAAAAAAGGGAGCAAGCTTTTCATGACTTACTCCCTGAGGGATTTATGGAGTTTTATAAAATGTGTTTTTATAACGCAAGTTCTTCTGCTTTCATTCCAACTTTCTTGCAGATTCTTGCCAATTCCTTTTTCTCAGTTTCACTGAGTACATTAAATTCTTCTTCGATCTTTTCTAAATGCTTCGGGAAATATTCACTTATGAATTTCTCTCCTTTAGCGGTCAAACTAACGATCAAAGCTCTACGGTCGTTATCGTCCTTTTTTCGTTTTACATAACCGTTTTTTTCAAGATTATCGATCACCAATGTTATGTTACCACCGCTTTTCAAAAGTTTTGTTCCAATTTCCTTTTGATTTTGTGGTCCGAGGTGCAAAAGTGACTCTAGCACCCCAAATTGACTAATCGTTAACCCCACTTCAGAAAGACTTCTGCACAATCTTCGCATGATGCTTTCACTTGCTCGCATCATCTTTATATACGCATTTAAAGTATTGACCTGTGTGCTGCTTCCCTTATAGTGTGTTGGCATAGTATCACATTAAACTATTTGACGTTAAGTTAAGCTTTTCCTGAAAAAATTAGTATTAAAGTATTTAAACACTTAAGACTTTAAATATCATATACTACACTAACAGGAGCATGATCGGAGATGTTCCATTTCATCTCTATCTCTGCGCTTACTGCTTTTTCAGCCAACGTTTTAGTTGCAAAGTGATAGTCAATTCTCCAGCCTTTGTTCCTTTGTTTTGAAGCGGCTCTATAACTCCACCAGCTATAAAGGTCAGGCTCACCTTCATGCAATGTTCTAAACACATCGGTATAGCCTAGCTCCAAGAATTTGGTAATCCAGGCTCTTTCTTCTGGAAGAAAACCAGATGTTTTATGCTGTTTATCGGGGTTATGAATATCAATTTCTTTATGACAAATATTGAAATCTCCACAAAATACCATAGGCTTCTCTGAATTCACCCATTGTTCACCAAAAGCATAGAAGTCGTCTAAGAATTTATACTTCATATCCTGGCGAATGTCTCCCGTTGTACCACTTGGGGCATACACAGAACATACGCTATAGCTTTCGAATTCAGCAATGATGACACGTCCTTCTTTATCAATCCATTCCGTGCCCATGCCTTCATGAATCTTGAGTGGTTTTTCTTTTGAAAAGATCGCCACTCCTGAATAGCCTTTCTTTTCTGCACTATGAAAGGCTTTGTGATATCCTAGATCTTGAATTTCTTTTGGAATCTGAGTCTCATCTGCACGGAGTTCCTGAATACAAATTACATCAGGATTCGATTCCGCAACCCAGTCATTAAAACCCTTACGATGCGCGGCACGCACTCCGTTTATATTGTACGAACTAATCTTCTTCAACTTACTTCCCCTTTAGGATACCGTACTTACGCTTTCCTACTTTTAATACTACTTCTTCTCCCGATTTTAAGGTCAGATGGAAGTTCATATCTGTTATTTTCTCGTCATCTAAACTGATACCACCTTGCTTCATCATTCGCTTCGTTTCACCATTGCTTGGTGAGAAGTTGGTATCTCCAATGATATTCAAGAGGCGTAGTTCTTCACCTGCTTGGTATTCAAATACAGGTGCATCATCTGGAACCTGCTTATTGATAATAGTTTGCTCAAAATGATCTTTGGCCCCTTTTGCAGCTTCTTCACCGTGATACATTCTAACTAATGTGTATGCTAAATCATGCTTAGCATTACGCGGGTCTTTTTGTGCCTTTTCTTCAACCTTAGGTAGATCATCCAATGCAATGTCTGTTACCAGTTCGAAGTAGGTGTAGATTAAATCATCCGGTATCGATAGTGCCTTGCCGTACATATCGTTTGGCGCTTCATCAATTCCGATATAGTTGTCATACGATTTCGACATTTTTGCCGAGCCATCGGTTCCAACTAACAATGGCATCATTAGGCATACTTGAGGGTCTTGGTTGTCATCTTTTTGAAGTTGACGACCTACAAGTAAGTTGAATTTCTGATCTGTTCCTCCCAACTCGATATCTGATTTCAGGTACACCGAATCCTGACCTTGTGCGAGTGGATATAAGAATTCGTGCAGTGAAATTGGTTCGTTATTTTCAAAACGCTTTGAGAAGTCATCACGCTCTATCATACGTGCAACGGTCAATTTAGAAGACAACCGTATTACATCCATGAAGTCCATTGGCCCTAACCAGTCGTTGTTATTTGTTAGGGTAAGTTTGTCTTCATCTAAGATCTTTTTCGCCTGATCGA
This DNA window, taken from Balneola vulgaris DSM 17893, encodes the following:
- the uvrB gene encoding excinuclease ABC subunit UvrB, which gives rise to MSEFKLHSPYQPAGDQPTAIKELTEGIQAGDKFQTLLGITGSGKTRTIANVIENVQRPTLVMSHNKTLAAQLYRELSDFFPDNRVEFFISYYDYYQPEAYLSAQDKYIEKDLSINDEIQRLRLRATSSLLSGRRDVIIVSSVSCIYGIGSPSEYAKLIVSLETGMEIPRNTLLYDLVDLHYSRNDIEFKRGTFRVRGDVVDVYPAYSDEGLRISMWGDEIETLQLFDVDTGNIIDTVNEFKIYPASHYVTTKSRLEESIKQIREELQWRTKVLIDEEKFLEAKRLEQRTLFDIEMIQEIGYCSGIENYSRYLSARKPGERPFCLLDYFPDDFITVVDESHQTIPQISAMYGGDRSRKVQLVDHGFRLPSAMDNRPLTFDEWQELVKQTIFVSATPSDYELEQSGGVYTEQLIRPTGLMEPELEVRPLGNQVDDLMEEIRDRVAKKERVLVITLTKRLSEELSEYLKNVGVSAAYMHSELDALERIEVLYKYRRGDFDVLVGINLLREGIDIPELSLVAIMDADKEGFLRSETSLFQIVGRAARNAKGKAIMYADRITDSMQKVIDETERRRKIQREYNEKHGITPMTVAKELKPLVDPSLISSKNVDFSKEAEEAAQQDYLESIKVAEDGIQYKASPAMNEVTFESKDKLIEHLRATMLHAAKNMEFEEAARIRDQIGKLEEEL
- a CDS encoding MarR family winged helix-turn-helix transcriptional regulator, producing the protein MPTHYKGSSTQVNTLNAYIKMMRASESIMRRLCRSLSEVGLTISQFGVLESLLHLGPQNQKEIGTKLLKSGGNITLVIDNLEKNGYVKRKKDDNDRRALIVSLTAKGEKFISEYFPKHLEKIEEEFNVLSETEKKELARICKKVGMKAEELAL
- a CDS encoding exodeoxyribonuclease III is translated as MKKISSYNINGVRAAHRKGFNDWVAESNPDVICIQELRADETQIPKEIQDLGYHKAFHSAEKKGYSGVAIFSKEKPLKIHEGMGTEWIDKEGRVIIAEFESYSVCSVYAPSGTTGDIRQDMKYKFLDDFYAFGEQWVNSEKPMVFCGDFNICHKEIDIHNPDKQHKTSGFLPEERAWITKFLELGYTDVFRTLHEGEPDLYSWWSYRAASKQRNKGWRIDYHFATKTLAEKAVSAEIEMKWNISDHAPVSVVYDI
- the tyrS gene encoding tyrosine--tRNA ligase, with protein sequence MSFLPVEEQLAIIKRGAIEIVPEQELVEKLKKSRKENKPLRVKLGVDPTRPDLHLGHSVILRKMRQFQDLGHEVILIIGGFTAMIGDPTGQNKTRPPLTLEEVNENAKTYIDQAKKILDEDKLTLTNNNDWLGPMDFMDVIRLSSKLTVARMIERDDFSKRFENNEPISLHEFLYPLAQGQDSVYLKSDIELGGTDQKFNLLVGRQLQKDDNQDPQVCLMMPLLVGTDGSAKMSKSYDNYIGIDEAPNDMYGKALSIPDDLIYTYFELVTDIALDDLPKVEEKAQKDPRNAKHDLAYTLVRMYHGEEAAKGAKDHFEQTIINKQVPDDAPVFEYQAGEELRLLNIIGDTNFSPSNGETKRMMKQGGISLDDEKITDMNFHLTLKSGEEVVLKVGKRKYGILKGK